The following are encoded together in the Xanthomonas vesicatoria ATCC 35937 genome:
- a CDS encoding SPOR domain-containing protein gives MDTALKQRLIGALVLVALAVIFLPMLVKGPAPSSGVADVPLDAPAAPGNGEFETRELPLVTPGNAPAGGALGMAGAPSAPAAVQDNPDAADLANPSSAPSAPEVAAGNYAVNFGAYATSADADAVIARLKQAQLPGFSEKTQINGRPAWRVRVGPYADQAQAESARLQAVKVRSDVNAQVVTLDANAAAPAPVATPTPAPAAKPSSSVAAASAPAAPKTESLPPEPAKPVAAAPKPAEAPKPAPAKPDVAKVESTKPEPAKPVAAAPTAPAAPAASGVGFAVQLGAFGRAEDADALRDRVRAAGFSAFVEQVRTDKGALNRVRVGPVANRGDAEQLRAQVAAKVGISGMVRPHP, from the coding sequence GTGGACACTGCTCTGAAACAGCGACTGATTGGCGCCCTCGTTCTGGTGGCGCTTGCCGTGATCTTCCTGCCGATGCTGGTCAAGGGCCCTGCGCCGTCCAGCGGTGTGGCCGATGTGCCGCTGGACGCGCCTGCCGCGCCCGGCAATGGCGAGTTTGAAACCCGCGAATTGCCGCTGGTCACCCCCGGCAATGCGCCGGCCGGCGGTGCGCTGGGCATGGCCGGTGCCCCCAGCGCTCCGGCCGCGGTGCAGGACAACCCGGACGCCGCCGACCTGGCGAACCCCAGTAGCGCGCCGTCGGCACCGGAAGTGGCGGCCGGCAACTATGCGGTGAATTTCGGCGCCTATGCCACCAGCGCCGATGCGGATGCGGTGATTGCTCGACTCAAGCAGGCGCAGCTTCCCGGCTTCAGCGAAAAGACCCAGATCAATGGCCGCCCTGCCTGGCGCGTGCGCGTGGGGCCGTATGCCGACCAGGCCCAGGCCGAATCGGCGCGGTTGCAGGCAGTGAAGGTGCGCAGCGACGTCAACGCGCAGGTCGTGACGTTGGATGCCAATGCCGCCGCACCGGCGCCGGTTGCAACACCGACGCCTGCGCCGGCCGCAAAACCGAGTAGCAGCGTGGCCGCCGCCAGCGCCCCCGCCGCGCCCAAGACCGAAAGCCTGCCACCGGAACCGGCCAAGCCGGTTGCCGCCGCTCCCAAGCCGGCCGAAGCGCCCAAACCAGCGCCGGCCAAGCCGGACGTTGCCAAGGTCGAATCGACCAAACCCGAGCCGGCCAAACCCGTTGCCGCCGCGCCCACCGCACCGGCGGCGCCTGCCGCGAGCGGTGTGGGGTTTGCCGTGCAGCTGGGCGCATTCGGCCGCGCCGAAGATGCCGATGCCCTGCGTGACCGTGTGCGCGCTGCCGGCTTCAGTGCCTTCGTCGAACAGGTCCGTACCGACAAGGGGGCACTCAACCGCGTGCGCGTTGGCCCGGTTGCCAATCGTGGTGATGCCGAACAGTTGCGCGCACAGGTCGCGGCCAAGGTCGGCATTTCCGGCATGGTGCGCCCGCATCCTTGA
- a CDS encoding CvpA family protein: MIDMVLGVIILVSALLGLLRGFVAIVVGTLSWLLAGWATFLFGGAAARWLADGKHPSATESFGGYAMVFVGVLISVAVIGMVIRAGVDAVKLGGTDRMLGFGLGVVRGGFLASVLVLLMSFTPLPREPAWRQSVLLPILQPGAGWMRAQLPAWRMSSMDMPSMELGNLPKELGKLPSTGDNTDLGKMLSGSGLSDTVSRALGKPSKPGNTASDGRDPAQAMPANIDPAQVRGGESDPARVESQGQARPPSQ, encoded by the coding sequence ATGATCGACATGGTATTGGGCGTCATCATCCTGGTGTCGGCGCTGTTGGGCCTGCTGCGTGGCTTTGTCGCGATCGTGGTCGGCACCTTGTCGTGGTTGCTGGCGGGCTGGGCCACGTTTTTGTTTGGCGGCGCGGCAGCGCGCTGGCTGGCCGATGGCAAGCATCCATCGGCCACCGAGTCGTTTGGCGGCTACGCCATGGTGTTTGTCGGTGTGCTGATCAGCGTGGCGGTGATCGGCATGGTCATTCGCGCCGGCGTGGACGCGGTCAAGCTCGGCGGGACCGACCGCATGCTCGGGTTCGGCCTGGGCGTGGTGCGCGGCGGATTTTTGGCCAGCGTGCTGGTGTTGCTGATGAGCTTCACGCCGTTGCCGCGTGAGCCGGCGTGGCGGCAATCGGTGCTGTTGCCGATCCTGCAGCCCGGCGCCGGCTGGATGCGAGCGCAACTGCCGGCCTGGCGCATGTCGTCGATGGACATGCCATCCATGGAACTCGGTAACTTGCCCAAGGAGTTGGGGAAGTTGCCTTCGACAGGCGATAATACCGACCTGGGCAAAATGCTGTCCGGGTCTGGCTTGAGCGACACCGTGTCGCGGGCGCTCGGTAAACCCAGCAAACCCGGCAACACTGCCAGCGACGGACGCGATCCGGCGCAGGCGATGCCGGCCAATATCGATCCGGCGCAGGTTCGCGGCGGAGAAAGCGACCCGGCTCGGGTCGAATCCCAAGGCCAGGCACGGCCACCTTCACAGTAA